A single region of the Vicia villosa cultivar HV-30 ecotype Madison, WI linkage group LG4, Vvil1.0, whole genome shotgun sequence genome encodes:
- the LOC131598462 gene encoding uncharacterized protein LOC131598462 → MAPPQYIINAHVFGETYDNEEVGFLFRNTEVKRFCLSRKANFSYFKGRLETKLTMVGVSQIFYQYRFLRGDNPVKFIQVEIKDDEDMQNMFANHEYSGYDCIELYVTLPEVQPIQMVESQVIDALEDEQAEVDVVDEEEEAPEIEVDNLVNEESEDEPEVVVPRDQVHMPPAHMRNLNFDGDDEPSTDIFYAPYTQTDQRLKVGDKFRSKEACIMAIKRFHMANNVDFRIDRANVERYKIYCRNTDCGFRLHASYRKRSDSWVIGYISQDHTCVNTNVSQDHHKLSYDIICQEILPLVEKDPSLKVKTIISHIVATYNYTLSYRKAWLAKTKAIEIVYGNWEDSYKRLPHFLYVLQIYAPGTVTILETLPAQSPDGTSLQGNVIFHRLFWAFRPCVQGF, encoded by the coding sequence ATGGCCCCTCCACAATACATTATCAACGCTCATGTTTTTGGCGAGACATATGACAACGAAGAAGTTGGTTTTCTGTTTAGAAACACCGAGGTTAAACGATTTTGTTTAAGCAGAAAAGCAAATTTCAGTTACTTCAAAGGGAGATTAGAGACGAAGCTTACAATGGTTGGTGTATCCCAGATTTTTTACCAATATCGATTTCTTCGTGGGGACAACCCGGTCAAGTTTATCCAAGTTGAGatcaaagatgatgaagacatGCAGAATATGTTCGCCAATCATGAGTATTCTGGTTACGACTGCATAGAACTGTATGTTACTCTACCAGAAGTTCAACCCATACAAATGGTTGAGTCACAAGTCATTGATGCACTTGAAGACGAGCAAGCAGAGGTCGACGttgtagatgaagaagaagaagcaccggaAATAGAAGTTGATAACTTGGTCAACGAGGAAAGTGAAGATGAACCGGAAGTTGTTGTACCACGAGATCAAGTGCATATGCCTCCAGCGCACATGAGGAACTTGAATTTTGATGGGGATGACGAACCATCGACTGATATTTTCTATGCTCCATACACTCAAACAGATCAACGGTTAAAAGTAGGAGACAAATTtcgttctaaggaggcatgtatcATGGCCATAAAAAGATTTCATATGGCTAACAATGTTGATTTTAGAATTGATCGCGCCAATGTCGAGAGGTACAAAATTTATTGTAGAAACACTGattgtggattcaggttgcatgcatcatacaggaagagaagtgattCATGGGTTATAGGATATATTTCCCAAGATCACACATGTGTTAACACAAATGTTTCACAAGATCACCATAAGCTAAGTTATGACATTATTTGTCAAGAAATCTTGCCTCTAGTTGAAAAAGATCCATCGTTAAAGGTGAAAACGATAATCTCTCATATCGTTGCAACATACAATTACACTCTGTCTTATAGAAAGGCGTGGCTGGCGAAGACCAAAGCGATCGAAATTGTGTATGGAAATTGGGAGGATTCGTACAAACGACTCCCACATTTCTTATATGTGCTTCAAATTTATGCTCCTGGAACCGTTACTATTTTAGAGACCCTTCCGGCGCAATCTCCAGACGGAACGTCCCTTCAAGGAAATGTGATATTCCACAGGCTTTTCTGGGCTTTCCGCCCATGTGTGCAAGGATTTTAA